Proteins co-encoded in one Desulfitobacterium hafniense DCB-2 genomic window:
- the flgB gene encoding flagellar basal body rod protein FlgB: protein MSDWLNTPVINILEKSLDASSLRYKVLANNVANVDTPDFKRSDVDFDLLLGEAMGQTGGELPLKVTSERHLQKTGFNSSGVVQDQGTTYRNDGNNVDIDKEMVNVAENGIYYNSVTRAISAQLSHLRTVITQK, encoded by the coding sequence ATGTCGGATTGGTTGAATACACCGGTTATTAATATTCTGGAAAAAAGTCTTGATGCATCCAGTCTGAGGTATAAAGTCCTGGCGAATAATGTTGCCAATGTGGATACCCCGGATTTTAAACGTTCTGATGTGGATTTTGACCTGCTCCTTGGTGAAGCTATGGGTCAGACCGGAGGGGAGCTCCCCCTTAAAGTAACATCAGAGCGTCATCTCCAAAAAACTGGATTTAATTCCAGTGGGGTTGTGCAAGATCAAGGAACGACCTATCGAAACGACGGCAATAATGTGGATATCGATAAGGAAATGGTCAATGTGGCTGAAAACGGGATTTATTATAATTCCGTCACCCGGGCAATTTCCGCACAATTATCCCATCTGCGTACCGTGATCACCCAAAAGTAA
- a CDS encoding flagellar hook-basal body protein has protein sequence MRILNTAATGVRAQQTALDVLGNNMSNVNTPGYKAQRVNFAEALAAEMRPAEREFNGQPVGERIDVGAGVIYPTIDTDYRQGIIRETENPFDLAIDGEGFFPVRTANGESRYTRVGNFELDSQGKLVNSDGYILEVKIPADAMDLYVDETGNITGFIDDEERVLGRVVVNDPEGEGYPVGPIDMDELGRPLDWNGDILPTAFAVPEGAEDVQISTEGILSATIDGSRQTLGQINIITFANPEGLVRDGDNLYFAPDAAGVTGDELVGTPGSQVEERTLGKLKTQSLEQSNVNLASAMTEMIQVQRAYQLNARMITNGDQMWSMANSLRR, from the coding sequence TTGCGCATTCTGAATACAGCAGCTACTGGGGTCCGGGCTCAGCAGACAGCTTTGGATGTACTGGGCAATAATATGTCCAATGTCAATACACCGGGATATAAGGCTCAGCGGGTGAATTTTGCCGAAGCTTTGGCTGCGGAAATGCGGCCGGCTGAACGTGAATTTAATGGACAGCCTGTGGGAGAGCGGATCGATGTGGGAGCCGGTGTGATTTATCCGACCATAGACACGGATTATCGGCAGGGAATCATTCGGGAGACAGAGAACCCCTTTGATCTGGCTATTGACGGGGAAGGCTTCTTCCCTGTGCGGACAGCCAATGGGGAGAGCCGCTATACCCGGGTGGGAAACTTTGAGTTGGACAGTCAAGGCAAGTTGGTTAATTCCGACGGTTATATTCTGGAAGTAAAGATTCCAGCCGATGCCATGGATTTGTATGTGGATGAGACAGGCAATATCACGGGATTTATCGATGACGAGGAAAGAGTTTTGGGCCGGGTTGTGGTCAATGATCCGGAGGGAGAAGGGTACCCGGTAGGACCAATTGATATGGATGAATTGGGCCGTCCCTTGGATTGGAATGGAGATATTTTACCCACAGCCTTTGCCGTTCCGGAAGGGGCTGAAGATGTTCAGATCAGCACGGAAGGAATTCTTAGTGCCACTATTGACGGAAGCCGCCAGACTTTGGGGCAGATCAATATAATTACCTTTGCTAACCCGGAAGGGTTAGTCAGGGACGGAGATAATCTCTATTTTGCTCCCGACGCGGCCGGAGTGACCGGGGACGAATTGGTTGGCACGCCGGGCAGTCAGGTGGAAGAACGGACCTTGGGTAAGCTCAAGACCCAATCTTTGGAACAATCCAATGTGAACCTTGCTTCAGCCATGACGGAGATGATCCAGGTGCAGAGGGCCTATCAGCTCAATGCCCGTATGATTACCAACGGGGACCAAATGTGGAGCATGGCTAACTCCTTAAGGAGGTAA
- a CDS encoding flagellar hook protein FlgE gives MLRSLYSAISGLKNHQIKMDVVGNNIANVNTTGFKRSRVTFSTMLSQTMKGAGSPSANQGGTNPAQVGLGSMVSSIDQIMTTGSSQNTGKSTDAMINGRGFFVFRNAGQIVYGRAGAFSQDQNGYLTDPGTGAFVLGQMWGANDREILEWGSAPLTPLRFNIGSYPPEPEGGIIKINLGDFVQNGSNYEYVNPALIGASATVPDGGTLDSTTGKITFTKDPADEASGDPPAIEITDIDYDKLTIPAGDFVQKGSVYVYENPDLVGADLEDITDGSFDPKTGTITLNAAPPSAGVEIEGVDGRLRAKLDEVTIDGNGIISGIYSNGKGSASRRIGQLAIANFANDAGLQNVGNNFYAATNNSGIADIGAAGTAGRGNIIPNSVEMSNVDLSQEFTDMIVTQRGFQANSRVITVSDSLLQELIDLKRG, from the coding sequence ATGCTACGTTCTTTGTATTCAGCTATCTCAGGTTTAAAAAACCACCAGATAAAAATGGACGTTGTGGGCAATAACATCGCCAATGTCAACACCACAGGCTTTAAGCGCAGCCGTGTCACCTTCTCCACCATGCTGAGCCAAACTATGAAAGGGGCCGGATCGCCCTCAGCGAATCAAGGGGGAACCAACCCCGCACAGGTCGGCCTGGGTTCCATGGTGAGCTCCATCGACCAGATCATGACTACTGGAAGCTCACAGAACACAGGCAAAAGTACGGATGCCATGATTAATGGAAGAGGTTTCTTTGTCTTTAGGAATGCAGGACAGATCGTTTACGGCCGGGCCGGCGCCTTCTCTCAGGATCAAAATGGCTACCTCACTGATCCGGGGACAGGGGCTTTCGTTCTGGGGCAAATGTGGGGAGCTAATGACAGGGAGATTCTCGAATGGGGAAGCGCACCGCTGACACCCTTACGGTTCAATATAGGCTCATACCCGCCTGAACCTGAGGGGGGAATAATTAAGATTAATCTCGGAGATTTTGTGCAGAACGGGAGCAACTATGAGTATGTCAATCCGGCATTAATCGGTGCTTCAGCGACAGTTCCCGATGGTGGAACGCTTGACTCAACGACGGGTAAAATAACCTTTACTAAGGATCCGGCGGATGAAGCTAGTGGGGACCCTCCTGCCATTGAGATTACCGATATTGACTACGATAAGCTTACGATTCCGGCGGGGGATTTTGTGCAAAAGGGAAGCGTTTATGTCTATGAGAATCCGGACTTAGTCGGTGCTGATCTAGAGGACATAACCGATGGCTCCTTTGATCCAAAAACGGGAACAATAACCTTGAATGCGGCTCCGCCATCTGCCGGTGTTGAGATTGAGGGTGTAGATGGGAGACTCCGGGCAAAATTAGATGAAGTCACTATCGATGGCAACGGTATTATTAGCGGGATATACAGCAATGGCAAAGGATCTGCGTCCCGTCGCATCGGTCAGCTGGCCATTGCTAACTTTGCCAATGATGCAGGCTTGCAGAATGTTGGTAACAATTTTTATGCGGCAACCAACAACTCCGGTATAGCAGACATCGGTGCTGCTGGAACAGCGGGACGGGGAAATATCATTCCCAATTCCGTAGAGATGTCCAATGTGGATCTCTCTCAGGAGTTTACGGATATGATCGTTACCCAGCGGGGATTCCAGGCTAATTCACGGGTAATCACCGTATCGGACTCCCTGCTTCAGGAGCTGATCGACCTTAAACGCGGATAA
- a CDS encoding flagellar hook capping FlgD N-terminal domain-containing protein: protein MGNTVDTNYSKYSSTSESKQSSAVSDATKEVLGKDDFLKLLVAELTNQDPLSPMDNKDMITQMAQFSSLEQMNNMSKSMENLVGAFGALFQNSLLSQGAALIGKHVEGANIDGSGFVNGIVESVQWLNGNPQLVLVLEDGSKAAVDMSDITYVADPKEPDPDPDPVPEDDTSEDDIPKDDIPED, encoded by the coding sequence ATGGGTAATACAGTTGATACAAATTATAGTAAATACTCTTCCACCTCAGAATCCAAACAAAGCAGCGCAGTCTCTGACGCTACAAAAGAGGTTCTGGGTAAGGATGATTTTCTGAAGCTGTTGGTTGCTGAACTGACCAATCAGGATCCGCTTTCACCCATGGATAACAAGGATATGATTACCCAGATGGCTCAGTTCAGTTCCCTGGAGCAAATGAATAACATGTCTAAAAGCATGGAAAACCTGGTCGGTGCCTTTGGGGCCCTATTCCAGAATTCTCTGCTCAGTCAGGGAGCTGCTCTGATCGGCAAGCATGTAGAAGGAGCGAATATCGATGGCAGTGGCTTTGTGAATGGGATCGTCGAATCTGTTCAATGGCTGAATGGCAATCCCCAGTTGGTATTGGTCCTGGAGGACGGAAGTAAGGCTGCTGTAGATATGAGTGACATCACCTATGTCGCCGACCCTAAGGAGCCGGACCCCGACCCCGATCCTGTACCTGAAGATGATACGTCTGAGGATGACATTCCTAAGGATGATATTCCCGAGGATTAA
- a CDS encoding flagellar hook-length control protein FliK, translated as MTGINALSTRGAITSTEDGSPFTSGSQSGADSAAMMFAAIFGGWLNQVGGQGQDSGNQSQEPAGKDANSGRHALLGLDGLQGLMGILQGNEGFQEVFVQGLQGEGEQGVNSEQLKTLMTQLDALRNQALPANYSSGILEDVQLSGMTEQPQGKIFPQSELDLYKNVISNLLKEMSGEMKLKPQNQAEANPLAQQKSELAAQRYNSGLFITMDGEGQEPSVMATQAKTDAAPMNTVPTDMTLTDTAKTAANTFVQVNQGTLLAALLGKSKSDPDGTGSDETGLDENQVKPGVGNGPEGRTAKNPEILSLNQENSEDNMLLKQEAAKSTASPHSALEEKLAESGLVSAKGTVAKGLQDDEQPIETNKGNKSILPDVAAGNLTHQAKDIAQVQGKVADKGDQPIWTQVARDIFDKAYLARPQLRELTIQLHPAHLGAINIAMNWDEGQVHLRIVASDGGTGQLLQQNLSELRDSLTQLGIQCGQMEMGLGEQKEGAQEHQGREGSGHSQESGDDVLESLNSEELERILSNDEVIPGASRINIKA; from the coding sequence ATGACAGGAATTAATGCCCTATCCACTCGGGGAGCCATCACAAGCACTGAAGATGGATCTCCCTTTACAAGTGGTTCACAGTCAGGTGCAGATTCAGCTGCGATGATGTTTGCAGCAATCTTTGGCGGTTGGCTGAACCAAGTCGGTGGACAGGGACAGGACTCTGGCAACCAGAGTCAGGAACCGGCAGGCAAGGATGCCAATTCCGGACGTCACGCCTTATTGGGTTTGGATGGGTTACAAGGACTTATGGGGATACTTCAAGGAAACGAAGGTTTCCAAGAGGTTTTCGTACAAGGCTTGCAAGGAGAAGGGGAACAGGGAGTCAATTCTGAGCAACTGAAGACTCTCATGACCCAGCTCGATGCACTACGAAATCAAGCCCTCCCAGCCAACTACTCTTCAGGCATATTAGAGGATGTACAGCTGTCAGGGATGACAGAACAGCCTCAGGGGAAGATTTTCCCCCAGTCGGAGTTGGATTTATATAAGAACGTGATATCCAATTTACTTAAAGAAATGTCAGGGGAAATGAAGCTTAAGCCCCAGAATCAAGCTGAGGCTAATCCTTTAGCCCAGCAGAAATCAGAACTTGCTGCCCAGCGCTATAACAGTGGTTTATTTATCACCATGGATGGCGAAGGACAAGAGCCCAGTGTAATGGCGACTCAGGCCAAGACAGATGCTGCACCAATGAATACAGTGCCAACTGACATGACCCTGACAGACACAGCAAAAACAGCAGCAAATACGTTTGTCCAGGTTAATCAGGGGACATTGCTGGCAGCCTTATTAGGTAAGTCGAAATCTGATCCCGATGGAACAGGATCAGATGAGACTGGATTAGATGAGAATCAGGTTAAGCCTGGAGTTGGTAATGGGCCTGAAGGAAGAACGGCTAAGAACCCGGAGATTCTCAGCTTGAATCAGGAGAATTCCGAGGATAATATGCTCTTAAAACAAGAAGCAGCCAAAAGCACCGCATCACCCCATAGCGCATTGGAAGAAAAGCTGGCAGAAAGCGGCTTGGTTTCTGCGAAAGGGACAGTTGCCAAAGGACTTCAGGATGATGAACAGCCTATAGAAACAAATAAGGGGAACAAATCTATTTTACCGGATGTTGCAGCAGGCAATCTAACCCATCAAGCCAAAGATATCGCTCAAGTCCAAGGGAAAGTTGCCGATAAAGGTGATCAGCCCATATGGACCCAAGTAGCCCGGGACATCTTTGACAAGGCTTATCTGGCCCGCCCCCAACTTCGCGAATTGACCATTCAACTACACCCCGCCCATTTAGGAGCAATTAATATCGCCATGAATTGGGATGAGGGACAAGTTCATCTGCGCATCGTGGCTTCGGATGGGGGAACAGGACAGCTCCTCCAACAGAATCTGTCTGAACTGAGAGACAGTCTGACTCAGTTGGGCATCCAATGCGGACAGATGGAGATGGGCTTAGGAGAGCAAAAAGAAGGTGCACAGGAACATCAGGGCCGGGAAGGCTCAGGCCACTCCCAGGAGAGTGGCGATGATGTTCTAGAGTCGCTTAATAGTGAAGAGCTTGAGAGAATACTGAGCAATGATGAAGTGATCCCAGGCGCTAGTCGGATTAATATCAAGGCTTAG